CTGTGGTTGATGATGCAGAATGGGCGGGCGTCCACTGGCGCGGTTTGTCGGACGCCCTGGCGTCTGTCAATACCACACTGAGGACTAAAAAAAGAAGCCGTAATGTCATGATAAATTCGCCTGTTGATGGGTCAATAGATATTTTTTTCATTTCGCATCAAAGGTGACTAATTGAGTCACTTCCAGTCCATTGGGTTTTTCTCTCAGATCGGCGCGTTGCAGAAAGAGAGAAAAAATAAAGCGTTGCTCGGGTAGAGACAGCGTCTGTCCTGAGAGTTTTAATGTCACGGGATACTGGATTTCCCACGCATAGACGCCATTGGACAAAGGCCCTTTTTGGCGAACGACGCCGGGCGCTAACATGACGGCCAGATTCATTTTTTTGTCTCGAACGGCCGCTAAGACGTTCGATTGTGTCAACGCCTGGTAATAACTTTTAAATCCTTCTTCTGAAAAATAAGCTGAAACCCGGCTCATTTGCTCCTTAAAATGCACAAAATCCATGGTGAAGGCTTCCCGGATGGTGTGAGCGCCAAAATCTGACACTTGAGATACCGTCAACACCGGTTGATGTGTTGGGATGAGTGGGATCACTCGTCCTTCCTGTGTCGCAAAGTATTTGACGGGGGGATGCGCCACTGTCCAGCCTAAATAGCCATTGAGCAGAAGCGACACGATGAGACACAGGCTGGTTGTCAGGCAGAGTGTTAATGTGGTTCGGGCAAATTGAGCCCCCAGTTGATTTTGATGATGGAGCTCAAGAGCCGCTTTGTAAGGAGCATTGTCCTTATTATCACCCAGGTCGGAATTTTTTTTCATCGCGTTCAGCCTCAGACTGTGCCGTTAATTGAGCGTAAAAGGAGATCCCTTTTTTGGCTCAGGGACCATCATTTGTGAAGCGGAGACCGTTTTTTTGGGGATTGAATAGTCCGCCACTGTCCATTCTTCCCAAGGATTGATGTGGCTCGGGATAACACGGGAGATTTTTTCTCGACCCGCCGCACAGACCTTGTCTTTAATGCCATTCAAGAGGCTCGACAGGTCAGGAAAGGTCGGGACGGTGAGCGAGGTACTGAGGCTGCCTAAACATTGCTGTAATGCGGTGGTGGCGTACTGTTCCCGTTTTTCCCAGGCATCGGCCGCTTTTTTGGCCTGCTCATACCCCATTTGACTGCCGATTTGAGCCGCTTGATGTGCGCGACAGGGCTCGGCTTGAGTGAAGAGGCTGATCATCCATAGACCCGTGCCCCCTAAAAGGTTTTGAGTGTTTTCATCGCCATCTCCTTTATGGTGCGGGACTGGGGGGATCCTGTTGATCGGGTTTCGGTGTTTCCTTGACTCTTAAGAGATTGTTTTCTTCAGGTGACTTTGTCATAGGGGGATATGGTGCTTTAAATCCCCATTTTTTATTAAACTCGACTGTCTTCTTTTCTGGCTTCTCCATCTGAGCGATGACGGGGTCTTTTTCACCTTCGAGACGAAAAACAAAGCGGTTCGTCTTCGAGAGGCCATCCCCCTGATTGAGGGCATGTCCGTATCCCATCGGGCGGACTCCCCCCTCATCCACGACATTGAGCCTCAAATAGGGCGCGCCGCTGGCTTTTTGACAGAGCACGCCCAGAGCATGCCGATATGCTCCCTGATGCCAAACCATCCCCTGCACAGAGTCTCCCTGTCCCTGCACTAAATGCAGTCTCATTTTTCCCTCAGGGGAATGCGCTGTCATCACCGTTTTGCCTGAATCTGGGTGAGTTGTCGGCAGTACCCCCCTGTCTGGATGGCCTGTCTTTGTCGTGCCCTTGCCATCGGGTTGCACCCATAACCCATCGGACTGATGGGAGGGCAAAGGCACTGTCATTCCTGTTTTTGTGAGAACGGCTTGTTGTATTTTATTAAAGGTGGCTCTGTCGTAGGCCATCAGCGCCGAAGGGAGAAAGGCGTCTTTTTCGTCTGCCACCAAAAGACGAGGATCGATGGCGGAGGCGATCTCCCATTGAGTTCGATGCCCTTCTTTTTTTTCCCAACGAACGAGGTTTCCCTGCGCATCTTTGATGGGGATGTTCAGGGTCAGAGGCTTCTTCCCCAGGCAACGAAGGGTGATCAACTCGCCTGTCTTCATACCACTGTCATTTAATGCCCCCTCCAGTTCCTTTCCCCATATCACCTTTTCCCCTTCCTTTGTGCGCATTCTCACAAAATAACTCATGCCTTTTTCTGCCTTAAATTGATAGGGCGCGGCTCGGTGTTCGAGTAATTTTCCAATTAATGGCACCTCCATTGAGGGCTCTGGCGGTGCAGTGCTGGATGTTTTTTTGGGTGTGACCGTTTCCCTGTTTGCCACAAGGGCCTCGGTTTGGGCGGGTTCTGTCGATTTGGCTTCTTTGTCTTGATGTAAACGCTGCATGGCCCTCTCGAGTTGATGTTGCTGCTGAGAATTTTTCAAGACGACCTCAAGGCGATGCTCTGCAATTAAATCAATGGCTTTTTGTTTAAAGGCGTCACTGCCCGTGAATTCGATTTTTCCATGATAATGTTGCTTTGCTACCCACAGCGCGGCCAACACCATCGTATTATTTTGGCTGGCTTGCGGAGACGCCATCGTTATTTGCTGCCCGTGATCGACAAAAGCGCGTTCTCCCTGATGAAAATACACCACCGTGCCATTTTCATAGCGATGAGTGATATTTTGCATGAGTGTATCTATGTTAATCGGGGTGACCTGAGGCCCTTTTTCTGCCTTTTCAGAGAGGATGGGCTCAATTTCGATGCGGTTTTCTACATGAGAGGGCTCTTTTTTATCCGGCCTCTCAACCTGCCTCTCAACCTGAGGGGCCTGTTCATTTTGAATGGGGGTCTGTGATGTTGGCCTCACTACTGATTCATTGTTCTCAACGGGAGGGGCGGGATTGACCTGCGGCGCACTCTTCTTAACTTCCGACTCTAAATAAGGCGCTATCTGTGATGTGACCGCTTTGATGCCTTGAGATTGCTGCACATCGTTAAAATCGGTCAAATTTTGCTTTATTTCTGCTTCGGTAAAGACCGGCACAATGACGGTGCCCTGGGTCAGCTCTGCGGCTTCCTGCGCTTTTTGTACTCCTTTATTGGTGGCATTTTTTCGATCGTCATCCGCTAAAAAAAAGTGTGCATGATCAGGGTAGCGCTGCGCTAGAGACTGCGCCACCTTTGGCATATTCCCCGCATCGACGGTCATCACGACGGGCAACCCCGTCGCCTGTGCAATGCTGGCCGCAGTGGCATAGCCTTCGGCGT
This genomic window from Candidatus Hamiltonella defensa 5AT (Acyrthosiphon pisum) contains:
- a CDS encoding DotI/IcmL/TraM family protein, whose product is MKKNSDLGDNKDNAPYKAALELHHQNQLGAQFARTTLTLCLTTSLCLIVSLLLNGYLGWTVAHPPVKYFATQEGRVIPLIPTHQPVLTVSQVSDFGAHTIREAFTMDFVHFKEQMSRVSAYFSEEGFKSYYQALTQSNVLAAVRDKKMNLAVMLAPGVVRQKGPLSNGVYAWEIQYPVTLKLSGQTLSLPEQRFIFSLFLQRADLREKPNGLEVTQLVTFDAK
- a CDS encoding LPD7 domain-containing protein; translated protein: MMATEKTWLVIPYDELSLAKEAAKKLPQGENALGFDKDLKLWFAKPGANLSALQRWLPDPMSQAPTKRDPRDEFAQVLIEAGFELDGPPEMDGQLHRVKTSEDKSGQKTGAYTGYLDGTPAGWYQNHRLHSDPIKWKSSLSSSSVHKPAQHHLRALAAQKKQTREAEQARKHQHHAFRVRQLFALLPQAEASHPYLRRKGIPLTQGIKQDRQDRQGRLVIPLRNAEGDIRTIQRIDKTGFKSLKKGAQKTGGFFVVGGTVKAGQPLLYAEGYATAASIAQATGLPVVMTVDAGNMPKVAQSLAQRYPDHAHFFLADDDRKNATNKGVQKAQEAAELTQGTVIVPVFTEAEIKQNLTDFNDVQQSQGIKAVTSQIAPYLESEVKKSAPQVNPAPPVENNESVVRPTSQTPIQNEQAPQVERQVERPDKKEPSHVENRIEIEPILSEKAEKGPQVTPINIDTLMQNITHRYENGTVVYFHQGERAFVDHGQQITMASPQASQNNTMVLAALWVAKQHYHGKIEFTGSDAFKQKAIDLIAEHRLEVVLKNSQQQHQLERAMQRLHQDKEAKSTEPAQTEALVANRETVTPKKTSSTAPPEPSMEVPLIGKLLEHRAAPYQFKAEKGMSYFVRMRTKEGEKVIWGKELEGALNDSGMKTGELITLRCLGKKPLTLNIPIKDAQGNLVRWEKKEGHRTQWEIASAIDPRLLVADEKDAFLPSALMAYDRATFNKIQQAVLTKTGMTVPLPSHQSDGLWVQPDGKGTTKTGHPDRGVLPTTHPDSGKTVMTAHSPEGKMRLHLVQGQGDSVQGMVWHQGAYRHALGVLCQKASGAPYLRLNVVDEGGVRPMGYGHALNQGDGLSKTNRFVFRLEGEKDPVIAQMEKPEKKTVEFNKKWGFKAPYPPMTKSPEENNLLRVKETPKPDQQDPPSPAP